The following proteins are co-located in the Microbacterium immunditiarum genome:
- the alaS gene encoding alanine--tRNA ligase, translated as MKTAEIARRFLAYFEKNDHTIVPSASLVTDDPALLFTVAGMVPFIPYLSGDVPPPYPRAADNQKCIRTNDIEEVGKTPRHGTFFQMLGNWSFGDYFKRDAIGYAWELLTMPEDEGGLGFDPADLWVTVYEEDDEAYDLWREVARLPEDRIQRLGKDTNYWSTGLPGPAGPCSEIFFDLGPEYGIDGGPATDDDRYVEIWNLVFMQYEITNVRSKYDFDVVGELPAKNIDTGMGLERIAFIKQGVDNMYETDQVRPVLDKAVELSGRTYGADHEDDVRFRVVADHVRSSLMLLADGVTPSNDGRGYILRRLMRRVIRSMRLLGVERPTFAELFAVSRDAMAEAYPVVAEDWARISQYAIAEEETFLRTLAAGSALLDDSLAQTKASGGTTIPGSEAFLLHDTYGFPIDLTLEIAQEAGLTVDRAAFDTLMQEQRQRAKADARARKRQLADTSVYRDLRARGETVFTGYTDLQTESTVLGILVDGMSVDRAATGQIAEIILAETALYAESGGQVADKGIIVGPGYELDVLDVQKPVAGLISHTVEVTSGEVGVGQPATSVVDAENRRGARQAHSATHLVHAALRDTLGRSATQAGSLNRAGYLRFDFSWGQALSDDTKTEIEEIANNAVRESLEVTTRVLPLDEARSLGAIALFGEKYGDKVRMVDIGGPWSRELCAGTHVSTSAEVGLISLVGESSVGASNRRVEALVGLDAFRQLAAERALVSQLTSTLKTPREQLPARIAELTASLKAAEKKIAAYEAKALADRLPALVEKATAVGPHRVVAESLGTASSADDVRSLALQVRDRLGADATVVALGAELNGRPVVVVATNEAARSAGAKAGVLAKAAATALGGGGGGRDDVAQGGGTDASALPSALAAVKGALNAA; from the coding sequence ATGAAGACCGCCGAGATCGCCCGTCGCTTCCTGGCTTATTTCGAGAAGAACGACCACACGATCGTGCCGTCGGCGTCGCTCGTCACCGACGACCCGGCGCTGCTGTTCACGGTTGCGGGCATGGTGCCGTTCATCCCGTACCTGAGCGGTGACGTGCCGCCGCCGTACCCGCGTGCGGCCGACAACCAGAAGTGCATCCGGACGAACGACATCGAAGAGGTCGGCAAGACGCCGCGTCACGGCACGTTCTTCCAGATGCTCGGGAACTGGTCGTTCGGCGACTACTTCAAGCGCGACGCGATCGGCTACGCGTGGGAGCTGCTCACGATGCCGGAGGACGAGGGCGGCCTCGGCTTCGACCCGGCCGACCTGTGGGTGACCGTCTACGAAGAGGACGACGAGGCCTACGACCTGTGGCGCGAGGTCGCGCGGCTGCCCGAAGACCGCATCCAGCGGCTCGGCAAGGACACGAACTACTGGAGCACGGGCCTTCCGGGGCCGGCGGGGCCCTGCTCGGAGATCTTCTTCGACCTCGGCCCGGAGTACGGCATCGACGGCGGGCCGGCGACCGACGACGATCGCTACGTCGAGATCTGGAACCTCGTGTTCATGCAGTACGAGATCACGAACGTGCGGTCGAAGTACGACTTCGACGTTGTGGGCGAGCTGCCCGCGAAGAACATCGACACCGGCATGGGCCTCGAGCGCATCGCGTTCATCAAGCAGGGCGTCGACAACATGTACGAGACCGACCAGGTGCGGCCGGTGCTCGACAAGGCGGTCGAGCTGTCGGGCCGCACCTATGGAGCCGATCACGAAGACGATGTGCGGTTCCGCGTCGTCGCCGATCACGTGCGCTCGTCGCTCATGCTGCTCGCCGATGGCGTGACGCCGTCGAACGACGGCCGGGGCTACATCCTGCGCCGTCTCATGCGCCGCGTGATCCGCTCGATGCGGCTGCTCGGAGTCGAGCGGCCGACGTTCGCCGAGCTGTTCGCCGTGTCGCGCGACGCGATGGCCGAGGCCTACCCGGTCGTCGCGGAGGACTGGGCCCGCATCTCGCAGTACGCCATCGCCGAGGAGGAGACCTTCCTCCGCACGCTCGCGGCGGGCTCGGCGCTCCTGGACGACTCGCTCGCTCAGACGAAGGCGTCCGGCGGAACGACGATCCCCGGCTCCGAGGCGTTCCTGCTGCACGACACGTACGGGTTCCCGATCGACTTGACGCTCGAGATCGCGCAGGAGGCGGGGCTCACCGTCGACCGCGCCGCCTTCGACACGCTCATGCAGGAGCAGCGTCAGCGTGCGAAGGCCGACGCGCGTGCGCGCAAGCGCCAGCTCGCCGACACGAGCGTCTACCGCGACCTGCGGGCGCGCGGAGAGACGGTCTTCACGGGCTACACCGATCTGCAGACCGAATCCACGGTGCTCGGCATCCTCGTCGACGGGATGTCGGTCGATCGCGCGGCCACCGGCCAGATCGCCGAGATCATCCTCGCCGAGACGGCGCTGTACGCGGAGTCGGGCGGGCAGGTCGCCGACAAGGGCATCATCGTGGGCCCGGGCTATGAGCTCGATGTGCTCGACGTGCAGAAGCCGGTCGCGGGTCTGATCAGCCACACCGTCGAGGTCACGTCGGGCGAGGTGGGCGTCGGACAGCCCGCGACCTCGGTCGTCGACGCCGAGAACCGCCGTGGCGCGCGCCAGGCGCACTCGGCGACGCACCTCGTGCACGCGGCCCTGCGCGACACGCTCGGCCGCTCGGCGACGCAGGCGGGCTCGCTCAACCGCGCGGGCTACCTCCGGTTCGACTTCAGCTGGGGGCAGGCGCTGTCCGACGACACGAAGACCGAGATCGAAGAGATCGCGAACAACGCCGTCCGAGAGAGCCTCGAGGTCACCACGCGCGTGCTGCCGCTCGACGAGGCCCGCTCGCTCGGTGCGATCGCGCTGTTCGGAGAGAAGTACGGCGACAAGGTGCGCATGGTCGACATCGGCGGCCCGTGGTCGCGCGAGCTGTGCGCGGGCACGCACGTGTCGACGAGCGCGGAGGTCGGGCTCATCAGCCTCGTCGGCGAGTCGTCGGTCGGCGCGTCCAACCGCCGCGTCGAGGCTCTCGTCGGCCTCGACGCGTTCCGGCAGCTCGCGGCCGAGCGCGCGCTCGTGTCGCAGCTCACCTCAACCCTCAAGACGCCGCGCGAGCAGCTTCCGGCGCGCATCGCCGAGCTCACGGCGAGCCTCAAGGCCGCCGAGAAGAAGATCGCGGCGTACGAGGCGAAGGCCCTCGCCGATCGGCTGCCCGCGCTCGTCGAGAAGGCGACCGCGGTCGGCCCGCATCGCGTGGTCGCCGAATCGCTCGGCACCGCGTCGTCGGCCGACGACGTGCGCTCGCTCGCCCTGCAGGTGCGCGATCGCCTGGGTGCGGATGCCACGGTCGTCGCCCTTGGAGCGGAGCTCAACGGACGCCCGGTCGTCGTCGTCGCGACGAACGAAGCCGCGCGCTCGGCGGGCGCCAAGGCCGGCGTGCTCGCGAAGGCCGCCGCGACCGCGCTCGGTGGCGGCGGTGGCGGGCGCGACGACGTCGCGCAAGGCGGTGGGACGGATGCCTCGGCCCTGCCGTCGGCGCTCGCGGCGGTGAAGGGCGCGCTGAACGCAGCGTGA
- the ruvX gene encoding Holliday junction resolvase RuvX, whose product MSDFRRGVRLGVDVGRARIGVARCDPDGLLATPVETIPRSDASISRLRELIAEDEPLEVLVGLPLSLSGGDTPSTTDARDFAAALAAASGVPVRLVDERLSTVSAHAALRDSGRTQRSSRSIVDQVAAVVLLQQALDVEKSTGRPPGLPVPAAEEPA is encoded by the coding sequence ATGAGCGATTTCCGCAGGGGGGTCCGGCTCGGGGTCGATGTGGGCCGGGCGCGGATCGGCGTGGCCCGGTGCGATCCCGACGGGCTGCTCGCGACGCCCGTCGAGACCATCCCGCGCTCGGACGCGTCGATTTCGCGGCTGCGCGAGCTCATCGCGGAGGACGAGCCCCTCGAAGTGCTCGTCGGCCTGCCGTTGAGCCTGAGCGGCGGCGACACGCCGTCGACCACCGACGCGCGCGACTTCGCGGCGGCGCTGGCCGCGGCATCCGGCGTGCCTGTGCGCCTTGTGGACGAGCGTCTCAGCACCGTCTCGGCACACGCGGCCCTGCGCGATTCGGGCAGAACCCAGCGTTCGTCTCGTAGCATTGTTGACCAAGTCGCCGCGGTGGTCCTGCTCCAGCAGGCTCTTGATGTCGAGAAGAGCACCGGACGACCACCCGGCCTACCCGTACCCGCCGCCGAGGAGCCCGCCTGA
- a CDS encoding DUF349 domain-containing protein, producing the protein MTSAAESTPETPDNLDAEAVSEQPAAPDEQSVEAPDSAAASAEAAEPEEAATEPEEAAEAATAGGEETDATADADATADAAQAAEEADATPAAETTDEAVPADSPASDAPAAESAGSDEPWGRVDDDGTVSVREGTEWRVVGQFPDGTREEALAYFERKFTDLASEVTLLEVRHRRGGASASDLRATARTLHDKIADAAAVGDLASLRARLDALIEELSAASASEAAAARQAVEEAVTARAELVERAEALAARDPKTIQWKQTSAEIADLFEQWQSQQQHGPRLPKSTSQQLWKRFRDARATLDKARREFYAQLDEAHKAVRERKSKLVEKAEALAPKGEDGIAAYRELLEQWKSAGRAGKKADDALWARFKAAGDVLYGARGEREAAEAEASREKIEAKRELLVEAKAIQDERDLTKARSMLTGIQRRWDDLGRIFPRDVERSLDDDLRKIEQALRAREDADWKSNNPETKARANDMTRQLTEAIEKLEQELAAAEKSGDNAAVERAKEALEARRTWLKALGG; encoded by the coding sequence GTGACTTCCGCAGCCGAGTCCACTCCCGAAACGCCCGACAACCTCGACGCCGAGGCCGTCTCCGAGCAGCCCGCCGCCCCCGACGAGCAGTCCGTCGAGGCGCCCGACTCCGCGGCCGCGTCCGCGGAGGCCGCCGAGCCGGAAGAGGCCGCGACCGAGCCGGAAGAGGCCGCTGAGGCGGCTACGGCTGGTGGCGAAGAGACGGATGCCACGGCTGACGCGGACGCGACCGCAGATGCCGCGCAGGCGGCCGAAGAGGCGGATGCCACGCCCGCCGCCGAGACCACGGACGAGGCCGTCCCCGCCGACTCCCCCGCCTCCGACGCCCCCGCCGCCGAATCCGCGGGCAGCGACGAGCCGTGGGGCCGCGTCGACGACGACGGCACCGTGTCGGTCCGCGAGGGCACCGAGTGGCGCGTGGTCGGGCAGTTCCCCGACGGCACGCGCGAAGAGGCTCTCGCGTACTTCGAGCGCAAGTTCACCGACCTCGCGAGCGAAGTGACGCTCCTCGAGGTGCGCCACCGCCGCGGCGGCGCCTCCGCCTCCGATCTGCGCGCGACGGCCCGGACGCTCCACGACAAGATCGCCGACGCGGCCGCCGTGGGCGACCTCGCGTCGCTTCGCGCGCGGCTCGACGCCCTGATCGAGGAGCTCTCGGCGGCATCGGCATCCGAGGCCGCGGCCGCCCGTCAGGCCGTCGAAGAGGCCGTCACGGCCCGCGCCGAGCTCGTCGAGCGCGCCGAGGCGCTCGCCGCGCGTGACCCGAAGACGATCCAGTGGAAGCAGACGTCGGCCGAGATCGCCGACCTCTTCGAGCAGTGGCAGTCCCAGCAGCAGCACGGGCCGCGCCTTCCCAAGTCGACGAGCCAGCAGCTCTGGAAGCGATTCCGCGACGCTCGTGCGACCCTCGACAAGGCGCGCCGCGAGTTCTACGCGCAGCTCGACGAGGCCCACAAGGCCGTGCGGGAGCGCAAGTCCAAGCTCGTCGAGAAGGCGGAGGCTCTCGCGCCCAAGGGTGAGGACGGCATCGCCGCCTACCGCGAGCTTCTCGAGCAGTGGAAGTCCGCGGGCCGCGCCGGCAAGAAGGCCGACGACGCCCTGTGGGCGCGGTTCAAGGCGGCCGGCGACGTGCTCTACGGGGCGCGCGGTGAGCGCGAGGCGGCCGAGGCCGAGGCCTCACGCGAGAAGATCGAGGCCAAGCGCGAGCTGCTCGTCGAGGCGAAGGCGATCCAGGACGAGCGCGACCTCACCAAGGCTCGCTCCATGCTCACCGGCATCCAGCGCCGCTGGGACGACCTCGGTCGCATCTTCCCGCGCGATGTCGAGCGCTCCCTCGACGACGACCTGCGCAAGATCGAGCAGGCGCTTCGCGCACGTGAGGACGCCGATTGGAAGAGCAACAACCCCGAGACGAAGGCGCGCGCGAACGACATGACGCGCCAGCTCACGGAGGCGATCGAGAAGCTCGAGCAGGAGCTCGCGGCGGCCGAGAAGTCCGGCGACAACGCTGCGGTCGAGAGGGCGAAAGAGGCTCTCGAGGCGCGGCGCACGTGGCTCAAGGCGCTCGGGGGCTGA
- a CDS encoding RelA/SpoT family protein, with translation MTETVPSAAQTSSLRRLVPRIFSRSARRDDVEQLLRTVRTHHPKGDLSIIERAYTVAAKAHEGQTRRSGEPYITHPLAVGQILADLGLGPKAIAAALLHDTVEDTGYPLEAIASEFGDEVAMLVDGVTKLDKVKYGESAQAETVRKMIVAMSKDIRVLVIKLADRLHNARTWGFVPPEKAQKKATETLEIYAPLAHRLGIQAIKSELEDLSFAVLHPKLYAEIDSLVKQRTPQREQYVQSVIEAVDADLRELRIRGRVMGRPKQLYSVYQKMVVRGREFDDIYDLIGIRVLVGSVRDCYAVLGAIHARWTPLPGRFKDYIATPKFNLYQSLHTTVIGPGGRTVEIQIRTNEMHQQAEYGVAAHWKYKERMNGGKADPKALDTDMAWLAHISDWQAETADPGEFLDSLRFEIGAKEVYVFTPKGRVIGLPAGATPVDFAYAVHTEIGHRTMGAKVNGRLVPLESELKSGDVVEVFTSKNPDAGPSQDWLGFVKSTRARNKIRGWFTKERREEAIEQGKEAIARAMRRQNLPLQRLMSQDSFAEVAQQLRYDDVSALYAAVGEGHVSTQSVIEKVTALVSSNDTTTGPIDLPPIGRTRAPRGGDSGVLVRGAPDILVKLAKCCTPVPGDEIVGFVTRGSGVSVHRSDCTNVQSLKSDPDRLIDVSWAPTTKSVFLVQIQVEALDRSGLLSDVTRVLSEHHVNILSATVSTTNDRLALSRFVFEMGDIVHLDRVLNAVRRIDAVYDVYRVTSS, from the coding sequence GTGACCGAAACCGTCCCCTCCGCCGCCCAGACGTCATCGCTGCGGCGCCTCGTGCCCCGCATCTTCTCGCGTTCCGCGCGCCGCGACGATGTCGAGCAGCTCCTGCGCACGGTGCGCACGCACCACCCCAAGGGCGACCTCTCGATCATCGAACGGGCCTACACGGTCGCCGCAAAGGCTCACGAGGGGCAGACCCGACGCAGCGGCGAGCCATATATCACGCATCCGCTCGCGGTCGGCCAGATCCTCGCCGACCTCGGCCTCGGGCCGAAGGCGATCGCCGCCGCGCTGCTGCACGACACCGTCGAAGACACGGGCTACCCGCTCGAGGCGATCGCCTCCGAGTTCGGCGACGAGGTCGCGATGCTCGTCGACGGCGTGACGAAACTCGACAAGGTCAAGTACGGCGAGAGCGCGCAGGCCGAGACCGTCCGCAAGATGATCGTCGCGATGTCGAAAGACATCCGCGTGCTCGTGATCAAGCTAGCCGACCGCCTGCACAACGCCCGCACGTGGGGGTTCGTGCCGCCCGAGAAAGCGCAGAAGAAGGCGACCGAGACACTCGAGATCTACGCGCCGCTCGCGCATCGCCTCGGCATCCAGGCAATCAAGTCAGAGCTCGAGGACCTGTCCTTCGCGGTGCTGCATCCGAAGCTCTACGCCGAGATCGACAGCCTCGTGAAGCAGCGCACGCCGCAGCGCGAGCAGTACGTGCAGAGCGTGATCGAGGCCGTCGACGCCGACCTTCGCGAGCTCCGCATCCGCGGGCGCGTCATGGGCCGGCCGAAGCAGCTGTACTCGGTGTACCAGAAGATGGTCGTGCGCGGACGTGAGTTCGACGATATCTACGACCTCATCGGCATCCGCGTGCTCGTGGGCAGCGTGCGCGACTGCTACGCGGTGCTCGGTGCGATCCACGCGCGGTGGACGCCGCTTCCCGGCCGGTTCAAGGACTACATCGCCACGCCGAAGTTCAACCTGTACCAGTCGCTGCACACGACGGTGATCGGGCCCGGTGGCCGCACGGTCGAGATCCAGATCCGCACCAACGAGATGCACCAGCAGGCCGAGTACGGCGTCGCCGCGCACTGGAAGTACAAGGAGCGCATGAACGGCGGCAAGGCCGACCCGAAGGCGCTCGACACCGACATGGCGTGGCTCGCGCACATCTCGGACTGGCAGGCCGAGACGGCCGACCCCGGCGAGTTCCTCGACTCGCTGCGCTTCGAGATCGGCGCGAAAGAGGTCTACGTCTTCACGCCGAAGGGGCGGGTGATCGGCCTGCCCGCGGGTGCGACTCCGGTCGACTTCGCGTACGCGGTGCACACCGAGATCGGCCACCGCACGATGGGCGCGAAGGTGAACGGCCGCCTTGTGCCGCTCGAGTCCGAGCTCAAGAGCGGTGACGTCGTCGAGGTGTTCACGTCGAAGAACCCGGATGCCGGGCCGAGCCAGGACTGGCTCGGATTCGTCAAGAGCACGCGTGCACGCAACAAGATCCGCGGCTGGTTCACGAAGGAGCGCCGCGAAGAGGCGATCGAGCAGGGCAAGGAGGCGATCGCGCGCGCGATGCGCCGGCAGAACCTCCCGTTGCAGCGCCTCATGAGCCAGGACTCGTTCGCCGAGGTCGCGCAGCAGCTTCGCTACGATGACGTCTCGGCGCTGTACGCCGCCGTGGGTGAGGGCCACGTGTCCACGCAGTCGGTGATCGAGAAGGTCACGGCTCTCGTGAGCTCGAACGACACGACGACGGGGCCGATCGACCTGCCGCCGATCGGGCGCACGCGGGCTCCGCGCGGCGGCGACTCCGGTGTGCTCGTGCGCGGCGCACCCGACATCCTCGTGAAGCTCGCGAAGTGCTGCACGCCCGTGCCGGGCGATGAGATCGTGGGCTTCGTCACGCGCGGCAGCGGCGTGTCGGTGCACCGTTCGGACTGCACGAACGTGCAGTCGCTCAAGTCCGATCCCGACCGGCTCATCGACGTGAGCTGGGCGCCCACGACCAAGAGCGTGTTCCTCGTGCAGATCCAGGTCGAGGCGCTCGACCGCTCCGGCCTCCTGAGCGACGTCACCCGCGTGCTGAGCGAGCACCACGTCAACATCCTGTCGGCCACCGTCTCGACGACGAACGACCGCCTCGCGCTCAGCCGCTTCGTGTTCGAGATGGGCGACATCGTGCACCTCGACCGCGTGCTCAACGCCGTCCGCCGCATCGACGCGGTGTACGACGTCTATCGCGTCACGTCGTCCTGA
- the rpsD gene encoding 30S ribosomal protein S4, with the protein MATKSQDRRKVRLSRALGVALTPKAARYLEKRPYAPGEHGRTKRKADSDYAVRLREKQRLREQYNIREKQLRIQFEEARRKDGLTGENLVEQLEMRLDALVLRSGFARTMAQARQLVVHRHILIDGQLVDRPSFRVKPGQLIHVKAKSEGLEPFQVAAAGGHADVLPPVPAYLEVELDKLQARLVRRPKRAEVPVVCDVQLVVEYYAAR; encoded by the coding sequence GTGGCAACGAAGTCCCAGGACCGCCGCAAGGTCCGCCTGTCGCGCGCGCTCGGCGTCGCGCTGACCCCGAAGGCCGCCCGCTACCTCGAGAAGCGTCCGTACGCTCCGGGTGAGCACGGCCGCACCAAGCGCAAGGCCGACAGCGACTACGCCGTCCGTCTGCGCGAGAAGCAGCGTCTTCGCGAGCAGTACAACATCCGCGAGAAGCAGCTGCGCATCCAGTTCGAAGAGGCCCGCCGCAAGGACGGCCTGACCGGTGAGAACCTCGTCGAGCAGCTCGAGATGCGTCTCGACGCGCTCGTGCTCCGCTCGGGCTTCGCCCGCACCATGGCGCAGGCCCGCCAGCTCGTCGTGCACCGTCACATCCTCATCGACGGTCAGCTCGTCGACCGCCCGTCGTTCCGCGTGAAGCCGGGCCAGCTCATCCACGTCAAGGCCAAGAGCGAGGGCCTCGAGCCGTTCCAGGTCGCGGCTGCCGGCGGTCACGCCGATGTCCTGCCCCCGGTTCCGGCCTACCTCGAGGTCGAGCTCGACAAGCTGCAGGCGCGTCTCGTGCGTCGTCCCAAGCGCGCCGAGGTTCCGGTCGTCTGTGACGTCCAGCTCGTCGTCGAGTACTACGCCGCCCGATAG
- a CDS encoding replication-associated recombination protein A, translating to MTSPAALFQGQTPLAVRMRPVSLDEVAGQSHLLRPGSPLVTLANPDATAKPGTSVILWGPPGTGKTTLAQAIARSSGRRFVELSAITAGVKDVREVMQDALNQRDLYGQSTILFLDEIHRFTKAQQDALLPGVENGWVVLIAATTENPSFSVISPLLSRSLLLTLQPLTDDDLGMLIDRAVDDPRGLAGAVELGPSAREALIRLASGDARRALTALEAAASIAAPEEEADDDIADDRGSEDGAEAPTPVEISAEHIAQAVDRALLRYDRQGDEHYDVISAFIKSIRGSDVDAALHYLARMIEAGEDPRFIARRLIISASEDIGLADPQALPLAVAAADAVQFIGMPEGRIPLAEATVYLATTAKSNAAYVALDKAIADVRAGGFGRVPAHLRDAHYPGAQRLGHGKGYKYPHDSDVGVVAQQYLPDELRDKRYYEPTNHGQERDVQARLEKIRRILGGG from the coding sequence GTGACTTCGCCCGCCGCTCTCTTCCAGGGGCAGACCCCGCTCGCCGTGCGCATGCGGCCGGTCTCGCTCGACGAGGTGGCCGGTCAGTCGCACCTGCTGCGGCCCGGGTCGCCGCTGGTCACCCTGGCGAATCCGGATGCCACGGCCAAGCCGGGCACGTCGGTGATCCTCTGGGGGCCGCCGGGCACCGGAAAGACGACGCTCGCGCAGGCGATCGCGCGGTCGTCCGGCCGCCGCTTCGTCGAGCTGTCGGCGATCACGGCGGGCGTGAAGGACGTGCGCGAGGTCATGCAGGACGCGCTGAACCAGCGCGACCTGTACGGGCAGTCGACGATCCTCTTCCTCGACGAGATCCACCGGTTCACGAAGGCGCAGCAGGACGCGCTGCTTCCCGGGGTCGAGAACGGCTGGGTGGTGCTCATCGCGGCGACCACCGAGAACCCGTCGTTCTCGGTGATCTCGCCGCTGCTGTCGCGGTCGCTGCTGCTCACGCTCCAGCCGCTCACCGACGACGACCTCGGGATGCTCATCGACCGGGCGGTCGACGATCCGCGGGGACTCGCCGGCGCCGTCGAACTCGGCCCGAGCGCACGAGAAGCCCTCATCCGCCTCGCATCCGGCGATGCGCGCCGCGCACTCACCGCGCTCGAGGCGGCGGCGTCGATAGCGGCCCCCGAGGAGGAAGCCGACGACGACATCGCGGACGATCGGGGCTCCGAAGACGGCGCCGAGGCCCCGACCCCTGTCGAGATCTCGGCCGAGCACATCGCGCAGGCGGTAGACCGCGCCCTGCTGCGGTACGACCGGCAGGGCGACGAGCACTACGACGTCATCAGCGCCTTCATCAAGTCGATCCGCGGCTCCGACGTCGACGCGGCGCTGCACTACCTCGCCCGCATGATCGAGGCCGGGGAAGACCCGCGGTTCATCGCGCGCAGGCTGATCATCTCGGCATCCGAAGACATCGGCCTCGCCGACCCGCAGGCGCTGCCGCTCGCCGTCGCCGCAGCCGACGCCGTGCAGTTCATCGGCATGCCGGAGGGGCGGATTCCGCTCGCCGAGGCGACGGTGTACCTCGCGACGACGGCGAAGTCGAATGCGGCGTACGTCGCGCTCGACAAGGCCATCGCCGACGTGCGGGCCGGCGGATTCGGCCGCGTGCCGGCCCACCTGCGCGACGCGCACTACCCGGGCGCCCAGCGCCTCGGGCACGGGAAGGGCTACAAGTACCCGCATGACTCCGACGTCGGGGTCGTCGCGCAGCAGTACCTTCCCGACGAGCTGCGCGACAAGCGCTACTACGAGCCGACGAACCACGGGCAGGAGCGCGACGTGCAGGCGCGGCTCGAGAAGATCCGTCGCATTCTCGGCGGCGGCTGA
- a CDS encoding ATPase produces MKNLVWFVLGLAGGFVLAHFVNKDPRGREVLADIDARIAEFTDRISAAYHEQEARFTEGAETATDAAAEAVAAASGSTASGDTDAAPKPAA; encoded by the coding sequence ATGAAGAACCTGGTGTGGTTCGTGCTCGGCCTGGCCGGCGGCTTCGTCCTCGCGCACTTCGTCAACAAGGACCCCCGCGGCCGCGAGGTGCTCGCCGACATCGACGCGCGCATCGCCGAGTTCACCGACCGCATCAGCGCGGCGTACCACGAGCAGGAGGCGCGCTTCACGGAGGGTGCCGAGACGGCGACGGATGCGGCGGCCGAGGCGGTCGCCGCGGCATCCGGCTCTACGGCCTCCGGCGACACGGATGCCGCACCCAAGCCCGCCGCCTGA
- a CDS encoding dioxygenase, with the protein MATGKEREARAARERARLYQARQKFHEGRTRRRTRDNLIAGIVGGILILAVVGGQIAYFTLGPGAPEPAPSLTPTQTPTEAPPTPTPTPTDSVEPTPEPTATS; encoded by the coding sequence GTGGCAACGGGCAAGGAACGCGAAGCGCGCGCTGCGCGCGAACGTGCACGGCTGTATCAGGCTCGGCAGAAGTTCCACGAAGGACGCACTCGCCGCCGCACGCGCGACAACCTCATCGCGGGCATCGTGGGCGGCATCCTCATCCTCGCGGTGGTCGGCGGCCAGATCGCGTACTTCACGCTCGGTCCCGGCGCGCCCGAGCCCGCTCCCAGCCTGACGCCGACGCAGACGCCGACCGAGGCTCCGCCGACGCCGACGCCGACTCCCACCGACTCCGTCGAGCCGACCCCGGAACCGACCGCGACGTCCTGA
- a CDS encoding type IV toxin-antitoxin system AbiEi family antitoxin: MPSPFLYFADDRLSTAELSAACLDGHLVGLGEAYIPADAVETAALRAGSLREILRDTLAATHVSAAWIHGARHDPPVRHTVQRAVPRRLHHVHGLRLVYRDLAVDPADLLVIGGVLVTTPVRTLADVARVDDSDHLDAARGLAAGHPGLADDAICWLEAHGRLPNKRSALPLLHALARDRRPAVRTT; this comes from the coding sequence GTGCCATCGCCGTTCCTGTACTTCGCCGACGACCGCCTGTCCACCGCGGAGCTGTCGGCGGCGTGCCTGGACGGCCACCTCGTGGGCCTCGGCGAGGCGTACATCCCGGCTGACGCCGTCGAAACGGCTGCGCTGCGGGCCGGCTCCCTGCGTGAGATCCTGCGCGACACACTCGCCGCGACGCACGTGAGCGCCGCGTGGATCCACGGCGCGCGTCACGATCCGCCTGTTCGCCACACAGTGCAGCGGGCGGTGCCGCGGCGACTGCACCACGTCCACGGACTCCGTCTCGTGTATCGAGACCTCGCCGTCGACCCCGCCGACCTGCTCGTGATCGGCGGCGTCCTCGTGACGACGCCGGTCCGCACGCTCGCCGACGTCGCGCGCGTCGACGACTCCGATCACCTCGACGCCGCCCGTGGCCTGGCGGCGGGTCATCCGGGTCTCGCGGACGACGCGATCTGCTGGCTCGAGGCGCACGGACGCCTGCCGAACAAGCGCAGCGCGCTCCCGCTCCTGCACGCACTCGCGCGGGATCGGCGCCCCGCCGTCAGGACGACGTGA